The Miscanthus floridulus cultivar M001 chromosome 7, ASM1932011v1, whole genome shotgun sequence genome includes a region encoding these proteins:
- the LOC136465847 gene encoding uncharacterized protein, giving the protein MKTQADKRRSERTFAVGDSVYLKLQPYVQSSLAPRAHQKLSFRYFGPFKVIERIGSVAYKLELPPSSTIHLVFHVSLLKPATSSKYVVSPPSLPDVDHDLPIPEAVLQRRLHPRHDGAVPQVLVKWSGLDASLATWEDEEALRQQFPQAPAWGHAGSQGEGDVTVPHLGQPKDVQLRRSTRARRKSVKTHGPQWTCNRCEAQRE; this is encoded by the coding sequence ATGAAGACTCAAGCTGACAAACGCCGGTCGGAACGTACCTTCGCCGTCGGTGACTCTGTCTACCTCAAGCTTCAGCCGTACGTGCAGTCCTCGCTGGCACCACGGGCTCACCAGAAGCTGTCCTTTCGCTACTTCGGCCCCTTCAAGGTGATCGAGCGGATCGGCTCCGTCGCCTACAAGCTGGAGCTTCCTCCATCTTCAACAATCCATCTGGTGTTCCACGTGTCGCTGCTCAAGCCGGCTACCTCATCCAAGTACGTCGTCTCGCCGCCGTCCCTCCCAGATGTTGACCACGACCTCCCGATACCAGAAGCTGTGCTCCAGCGACGCCTCCATCCTAGGCATGATGGTGCAGTCCCCCAAGTGCTGGTCAAGTGGTCCGGCCTCGACGCGTCGCTGGCCACCTGGGAAGACGAAGAAGCTCTCCGTCAACAGTTTCCACAAGCTCCGGCATGGGGACACGCCGGTTCCCAAGGAGAGGGGGATGTCACGGTGCCACacctgggccagcccaaggaTGTCCAGCTGAGGAGAAGCACTAGAGCCCGTCGCAAGAGCGTAAAGACCCATGGCCCGCAGTGGACTTGTAACCGATGCGAGGCCCAGCGAGAGTAG